The proteins below are encoded in one region of Silene latifolia isolate original U9 population chromosome 2, ASM4854445v1, whole genome shotgun sequence:
- the LOC141643684 gene encoding NADH dehydrogenase [ubiquinone] 1 beta subcomplex subunit 7 encodes MEVPGSSKKMIATQSEMVENKVPLAYRDQCAHLLIPLNKCRQSEFYLPWKCENERHVYEKCEYELVMERMLQMQKIKEQQLQQQSQGQSIPLVAKTANA; translated from the coding sequence ATGGAGGTCCCAGGATCATCAAAGAAGATGATAGCTACACAATCAGAAATGGTGGAAAACAAGGTTCCATTAGCATACAGAGACCAATGTGCCCATCTTCTTATCCCTCTCAACAAATGCAGGCAATCGGAGTTTTACCTTCCATGGAAGTGCGAGAATGAACGCCATGTTTATGAAAAATGTGAGTATGAGCTTGTTATGGAGCGTATGCTTCAGATGCAGAAGATCAAAGAACAACAACTACAGCAACAATCTCAGGGTCAATCGATTCCCCTTGTTGCTAAGACTGCTAATGCTTGA